From Bacillus sp. FSL K6-3431, the proteins below share one genomic window:
- a CDS encoding MaoC/PaaZ C-terminal domain-containing protein, translated as MLLGKKRKLGRNLEEISVGEKLSLTEKIEDRDLLLFLGLTNDANPLYIQHDYASQTDYKKPIVPAIMLTGIITSAVSKYLPGPGSHIIKQDIEFLKPVYHYATIQFSFEVTEVHRENKTVNVHVEALDEAGDRVIDSNLLICPPRAIDNN; from the coding sequence TTGTTATTGGGGAAAAAACGCAAGCTCGGTAGAAATCTGGAAGAAATATCTGTTGGTGAGAAATTGTCTTTAACAGAAAAAATAGAAGATAGAGACCTACTCCTGTTTTTAGGTTTAACTAATGATGCTAATCCTCTTTATATCCAGCATGATTATGCCTCACAAACAGATTATAAAAAGCCGATCGTGCCTGCCATTATGCTTACGGGAATCATTACTTCCGCTGTATCGAAATATTTACCTGGACCTGGATCGCATATTATAAAACAGGATATAGAATTTTTAAAACCAGTTTACCACTATGCTACTATCCAATTTTCATTTGAAGTAACTGAAGTACATAGAGAGAATAAAACTGTTAACGTACATGTGGAAGCGTTAGACGAAGCAGGTGATCGAGTGATCGATTCAAATTTACTTATTTGTCCGCCTCGAGCAATAGACAATAACTAG
- the hflK gene encoding FtsH protease activity modulator HflK: MSLKRVYTVTGLIVTIIALVIILFTSWYTLDESDQAVILTFGEAEETVTDPGLRFKLPWPIQRVEKLARETLKLEFGFEESDGSKSETKMITGDENIVLADLVVQWKITDPQKYLFNSEEPKKILSNATSASLRSIIGSSKIDDALTSGKAEIEGNVRELLTTLMDKYDVGISILAVTLKDVELPNEEVRSAFTAVTDARETMNTKINEAKKYENKRMNEAKGEEAAIDSKAKGEKAARLEAARGDVAVFNKLYEQYKTNPEITRERLTLETLEQVLPGAEIYIMKDDGNTLKYFPIRPVEREQAVEKEEEGSKE; encoded by the coding sequence ATGAGTTTAAAAAGGGTTTATACAGTTACAGGACTTATTGTTACGATCATTGCACTCGTGATTATTTTATTTACATCTTGGTATACGCTAGATGAATCTGATCAAGCTGTCATTCTAACATTTGGTGAAGCGGAGGAAACAGTAACAGATCCAGGTCTACGCTTCAAACTTCCATGGCCAATCCAACGTGTGGAAAAGTTAGCACGTGAAACGCTTAAGCTGGAATTTGGATTTGAGGAAAGTGATGGCAGTAAAAGTGAAACGAAAATGATCACAGGCGATGAAAATATTGTATTAGCAGATCTTGTCGTCCAATGGAAAATAACCGATCCGCAAAAGTATTTGTTTAATTCTGAAGAACCAAAAAAGATCTTATCTAATGCAACGTCTGCTTCATTAAGAAGCATTATAGGTAGTTCCAAAATTGACGATGCATTAACGTCTGGTAAAGCAGAAATAGAGGGCAATGTTCGCGAACTTTTAACTACATTAATGGATAAGTATGATGTAGGAATATCGATTTTAGCAGTTACCTTGAAAGATGTTGAATTGCCAAATGAGGAAGTCCGCAGCGCCTTTACAGCCGTAACAGATGCGAGAGAAACGATGAATACAAAAATTAACGAAGCAAAAAAATACGAGAATAAAAGAATGAATGAAGCAAAAGGAGAGGAAGCAGCAATAGATTCAAAAGCGAAAGGGGAAAAAGCTGCTAGACTTGAAGCCGCACGAGGTGATGTAGCAGTTTTTAATAAGTTATATGAACAATATAAGACGAATCCTGAAATTACGAGAGAACGTTTGACGTTAGAGACGTTAGAACAAGTATTGCCTGGAGCTGAAATTTACATCATGAAAGATGATGGAAA